The Choristoneura fumiferana chromosome 10, NRCan_CFum_1, whole genome shotgun sequence genome has a segment encoding these proteins:
- the LOC141432152 gene encoding uncharacterized protein — protein MLDSLGVCSKPRQNSEDVRARAQVERSATLVAGRWRVGLPWRDEGCALPDSYVNAFNRFKGVEKKMLANPDYAKRYSERVDHLLVNDFAKESTDTRRTPRTWYLPHFGVDNPNKKKLRFVFDAAAKSQGKSLNDYLLQGPDLLASLFGIMVRFRENRIAVAGDIKDMFLRIKIRDEDQNSLRFLWRPRPEQSVKTFNMTSLIFGANCSPFIAQYVKNRNAERFASSMPAAADAICNQHYMDDYLDSFPDEATATQMVRDIVYIHKEGGFEIRNWTSNSVVVLDSIPKETLGTVAVSLKMGQQCEGERTLGLIWFPAKDELGFDLSFKRIPEDVVNGAQVPTKRVMLRVIMSIYDIFGFLSPFTIQGKIMLQNLWRSNIGWDDEIPNSIFNKWKTWIDLLKVMSNVRIPRCYLNPIGASETGDRIATDAADIVAGECSPAPLGPLTPAQPATASTRLTGSYETAHATSATTYDNTQLHVFCDASTKAMCAVAYWRWTCNGNVFVAFIASKCRVAPVKPLTVPRLELQAALLAARLADTIIREHKLSVLQRFFWSDSTTVLHWINNDAKNYKTFVANRLGEIDEVTSSKEWRYVPTELNVADIATRETYDDVIVAASRRSSCHRRRDN, from the coding sequence AAACCCCGTCAGAACAGCGAGGACGTGCGCGCGCGCGCTCAAGTGGAGCGCTCGGCGACGCTCGTGGCCGGCCGCTGGCGCGTCGGGCTGCCGTGGCGCGACGAGGGCTGTGCGTTGCCCGACAGCTACGTTAACGCTTTCAACAGGTTCAAAGGGGTTGAGAAAAAGATGCTGGCGAACCCTGACTACGCCAAACGTTATTCCGAACGAGTGGATCACCTTTTAGTAAATGACTTCGCTAAAGAGTCGACTGATACTAGGCGCACACCGCGAACGTGGTATTTACCACACTTTGGGGTCGATAACCCTAATAAAAAGAAGTTGCGTTTCGTTTTCGACGCAGCAGCGAAAAGTCAAGGAAAATCTTTAAATGATTACCTATTGCAAGGTCCCGACTTACTCGCGTCCCTATTCGGCATTATGGTACGTTTTAGAGAGAATAGGATCGCTGTAGCCGGGGACATTAAAGATATGTTCCTGAGAATTAAAATAAGGGATGAGGACCAGAATTCCCTTAGATTTCTGTGGAGACCTCGCCCCGAACAATCTGTCAAAACTTTTAACATGACTTCGCTCATATTCGGTGCTAATTGTTCCCCATTTATTGCACAGTATGTAAAAAACAGGAACGCGGAGCGTTTCGCTTCGTCCATGCCCGCTGCTGCCGACGCTATCTGTAACCAGCACTACATGGACGACTACTTGGACAGTTTCCCAGACGAAGCCACCGCGACGCAGATGGTAAGAGATATTGTTTACATTCACAAAGAGGGTGGTTTTGAAATACGCAATTGGACTAGTAACAGTGTAGTGGTGTTGGACAGCATACCAAAAGAGACCTTAGGTACAGTGGCGGTAAGTCTCAAAATGGGTCAGCAGTGCGAAGGAGAACGAACGCTCGGTCTTATTTGGTTTCCCGCTAAAGACGAGCTGGGGTTTGATTTGTCCTTCAAGCGCATTCCCGAGGACGTGGTGAACGGAGCACAGGTGCCTACTAAAAGGGTTATGCTGCGAGTCATTATGTCTATTTACGATATTTTTGGTTTCTTGTCGCCGTTCACAATACAAGGAAAAATAATGCTTCAAAATCTTTGGCGATCAAACATTGGCTGGGACGACGAGATTCCCAacagtatttttaataaatggaAAACCTGGATCGATTTGCTAAAGGTAATGAGTAACGTACGCATTCCTAGATGCTACCTAAACCCTATAGGTGCGAGCGAGACAGGTGACCGCATAGCAACGGACGCAGCTGATATCGTAGCAGGTGAGTGCTCCCCCGCGCCCCTCGGCCCGCTGACGCCCGCGCAGCCCGCTACGGCCTCTACGCGGCTGACCGGGAGCTACGAAACCGCGCACGCTACGAGTGCTACGACGTACGATAACACACAGCTGCATGTTTTTTGCGATGCGTCTACTAAAGCGATGTGCGCCGTAGCTTATTGGCGGTGGACGTGCAATGGTAATGTGTTTGTTGCATTTATAGCGAGTAAATGTCGAGTCGCGCCGGTAAAACCGCTGACGGTGCCGCGACTAGAATTGCAAGCGGCGCTTCTAGCGGCGAGACTCGCAGACACCATTATTAGGGAGCATAAGTTGAGCGTGTTACAGCGATTCTTTTGGAGTGACTCGACCACGGTTTTGCACTGGATTAACAATGacgcaaaaaattacaaaacatttGTAGCAAACCGGTTAGGCGAGATTGATGAGGTCACTAGTAGTAAAGAATGGCGTTACGTGCCTACTGAATTAAATGTCGCGGATATAGCTACACGCGAAACTTACGACGACGTCATCGTGGCCGCGTCACGTCGTTCGTCCTGTCACCGACGTCGAGACAATTGA